Proteins from a genomic interval of Microbacterium esteraromaticum:
- a CDS encoding DUF4129 domain-containing protein has product MNLLFASDVLVPDGDEARERAQDELSRAEYQAATPTWFDRLAADVAEWFFGLFRGDGAGAVAPVAVTIIVIIIVAALLVALAIWGRPRASRSVRRRAELLGEQDDRTAAQLRAEAERRAKAHDWDGAVVLRFRALARSLIERDVIEPAPGATAQAIAREASVAFPGFGDRLHSAATAFDAVRYLDRPSDATAYRVLAETDDDVRANAPTDAAAPAVPA; this is encoded by the coding sequence ATGAACCTGCTGTTCGCCAGTGACGTCCTCGTCCCCGACGGCGACGAAGCCCGCGAGCGAGCACAAGATGAGCTGTCTCGCGCGGAGTACCAGGCCGCCACGCCGACCTGGTTCGATCGGCTGGCCGCAGACGTGGCCGAGTGGTTCTTCGGCCTGTTCCGCGGCGACGGCGCGGGTGCGGTCGCTCCGGTCGCGGTGACGATCATCGTCATCATCATCGTTGCAGCCCTCCTCGTCGCACTCGCGATCTGGGGTCGCCCGAGGGCCTCTCGCTCGGTGCGTCGCCGCGCCGAGCTGCTCGGCGAGCAGGATGACCGCACGGCCGCTCAGCTACGTGCCGAAGCCGAACGCCGCGCGAAGGCACACGACTGGGACGGCGCGGTCGTGCTGCGGTTCCGTGCTCTGGCCCGCAGCCTGATCGAACGCGACGTGATCGAGCCCGCACCCGGCGCCACGGCACAGGCCATCGCGCGCGAAGCCAGTGTCGCCTTCCCTGGCTTCGGCGATCGGCTGCACTCCGCCGCAACGGCGTTCGACGCGGTGCGCTACCTCGACCGCCCCAGCGATGCCACGGCGTACCGGGTGCTCGCCGAGACTGACGACGACGTGCGTGCGAACGCACCGACGGATGCCGCTGCCCCGGCGGTTCCGGCATGA